The window GGGGGCGGGACTAGGGGACACCGCCAGGAACATCAAGATATTCCCTCCTATGGTGGCCCATATGCTGAGGGTCGGGGAGGAGACGGGCCAGGTCGACGAAATGTTGAACAAAGTGGCCGACTGGTTCGAGCTAGAGCTTGACGAGAAGATAAAGAGGCTGACCTCCATACTGGAGCCGGTGCTCATAGTCTTCGTAGGAGGTGTTGTGGCCATAGTGGCGCTGGCCATCTTCTCACCTATAGTCACGGCGATACAGGAGATGCTGTAGGGATTTACTATTGTGGTTTGTATGGTATAATACAAAAGGTTACATAAATGATTTTTGATACTAAACTAAGGGAGGGCTTTAGCATGAAAAAGGATATCAAAAGAAACAGAAGGCCAGGATTCACACTGGTTGAGTTGCTCATAGTCATAATCATCATCGGTATACTGGCAGGAGGTATGATGTTGGTTGCAGGTGGTAGTACCGACAAGGCCAACGCCACGAAGATAGTCAGCGACCTGAGGACATTGAAGTCCGCTGCTTTGATGTATTACTCGGATAACAATAAATGGCCTACTGCAGCAAATATGGCAACTGATTTTAAGCCCTACATAGATAAAGATTTTACTGGTTTTGCCTTAGCTTCTGATGATCAATTTGTGGGATACACTGGCGACTTGATCAAGAACACCGGGGTCCAGGGTGCTCTTAAGAAAATGGCTAAAGAGTCGGGGCTTTATGGCGGAACGGCAGGGCCCACTACAGCAGCTGGAGACTATGATAGCGAAGATGGTGTCTGGATGAGGCTCCGCTAACATGTCCAGGAGGGCCTTTTCCCTTGTGGAGACCCTCATAGCCATGGCCATACTGTCCATAGCCCTGGTGGGACTGGCGGCGGTTCCCGTCGCCACCACCAGGCTCATGGTCCACGGCGTCCAGAGGGAGAAGGCCCTTTCGGTGGCCATGGCCAGGCTCGAGGAGGTCGAGGGAGTCGATCTGGACAACACCTCCTGGGTCGTCAGTTCCGACGTTGATGGAGGGTATTCCTGGTCCAGGTCTGTGGCTAAGACATCCGACTATCTCCACATCGTCACGGTGGCGGTAAACTGGGACGGTCTCAGAGGGGCTGGAAGCCTGACCTTATCTCGGGACTACGGGACATCCCGGGACAGAAGGGTGGACTAAGTGATATGACCTATTGGCCGAAAACAGGATCGAAAAGACGGAAGGCCTTCACCTTGGTGGAGGTCTTAATTGCTTTGATGATAACGTCGGTCATAGGTGGATCGACGGTGTCCCTCCTCTACACCTACCTGAAAAACTACGAACAGTCCTCGGAGTACACCACAGCCCTCCAGAGGGGCCAGATGGTCCTGTCCTACCTGGAGCCGGTGGCCCTCTCCGCGGGGCTGGGATTCCCCTCAAGCCCAGACCTCTATACCCATGTCGTGAATGGCGACCCCCTGCTAAGCTCCTGGGGAAGCCCTCTCTCCCTGGCCGATAACGGCAGAACCATAAGGATCGTATATTCCACGGTGCTCGAAGCGGTCACCGCCGATATGGTGGACTTCTCCCCCGGTGGAACGACCTCAGTGGCCCTGACTGGCAATACCGATGGTCTTAATCTGAATTACGCCTATGGACCTTCCGACAGTAAGTGGCTCTCCTTCCTATCGACTGGAACTCCATCGCTGACTGGCTCGAGTGCGTCCCCCCTTTCCCTGTCTTTTCTGGGCAGAGACCCTGTAACCTCCGCTCGTTTCGATCCTCTACTGCTGGTGAGGACCATGGAGGCCTACGTACAGAACGACGAATTTTGCGTAAAGGACAATAACGGTGCCGCCCAGCCGGTGGTGAAAGGGGTCCTAAAGATCTACTTCGAGGAACTGGAGGGCAACGTCCTTAAGGTTTCCGTCCTAACCAGAGGGGACGCTAGAGAGGGCTTGTCCTCTCCTCAGGAGGCCATTCCCTGGCCCGACGGCGGAAACCCTATAACCGCCGACGACTATCGGTATAAACTGGTCCTTTCATCGGCGGTATGGAGGGTGAGAAACCTATGAGACGGTCGGGCTTTTCGCTTATCATGGTGCTTATAGTGCTGATGGTCGGATCGGCTTTCGTCTTTACCGCCCTGTACATGGTGGAGAACTTTCACAGTTCCTCCTCCAGGTCGGTACGGCGAATGGAGCTTTACAGCCTTGCTATGTCGGAGCTGGAGGGAGCAAAAGGCTGGCTCGGTCAGGAGACTGAGTCAAAGCCCTATCCTGTAGGCAAGTACAACGATAAATACGTTCCGGCGTGGGACGAAAAACCCGCAGACGGCGTCCCCTTCGACTCCCTTGTGGTTCTGAAGAACGGGAGCCCTGTGGTCCGTGATAGGACATCGGGAATATTTACGTCTAGGACCGTCATATACGATCTGGTCTATAAAAGCAATCTGGGCTACGTCAAAGTGGTGCCTCAAGGAGAAGAGGGGGTATTTTACGGCGATGTAGGTGGAGAGTCGGAGAAGGAGGAGAACTACAAAGGGGAGGAAATCTCCAATCTTTTGGTCTACCTGATCAGGACGACGGTCTCCGACGATCAGGGAAGGTCCATAACCTTAGAGCAAAGGATACTAAAACTAAAATGAGGTACAGGAGGTGAAGCTATGAGGTCTGAGCTCAAAAAAACATTTTTGTCTTTTGCGATAGTTATGTCGGTGTTA is drawn from Dethiosulfovibrio salsuginis and contains these coding sequences:
- a CDS encoding prepilin-type N-terminal cleavage/methylation domain-containing protein, giving the protein MTYWPKTGSKRRKAFTLVEVLIALMITSVIGGSTVSLLYTYLKNYEQSSEYTTALQRGQMVLSYLEPVALSAGLGFPSSPDLYTHVVNGDPLLSSWGSPLSLADNGRTIRIVYSTVLEAVTADMVDFSPGGTTSVALTGNTDGLNLNYAYGPSDSKWLSFLSTGTPSLTGSSASPLSLSFLGRDPVTSARFDPLLLVRTMEAYVQNDEFCVKDNNGAAQPVVKGVLKIYFEELEGNVLKVSVLTRGDAREGLSSPQEAIPWPDGGNPITADDYRYKLVLSSAVWRVRNL
- a CDS encoding type IV pilus modification PilV family protein, which encodes MSRRAFSLVETLIAMAILSIALVGLAAVPVATTRLMVHGVQREKALSVAMARLEEVEGVDLDNTSWVVSSDVDGGYSWSRSVAKTSDYLHIVTVAVNWDGLRGAGSLTLSRDYGTSRDRRVD
- a CDS encoding type II secretion system protein — encoded protein: MKKDIKRNRRPGFTLVELLIVIIIIGILAGGMMLVAGGSTDKANATKIVSDLRTLKSAALMYYSDNNKWPTAANMATDFKPYIDKDFTGFALASDDQFVGYTGDLIKNTGVQGALKKMAKESGLYGGTAGPTTAAGDYDSEDGVWMRLR